The Coffea arabica cultivar ET-39 chromosome 3c, Coffea Arabica ET-39 HiFi, whole genome shotgun sequence genome contains a region encoding:
- the LOC140037624 gene encoding CYC02 protein-like translates to MASSKNLLFLIGVLFALVLLISSDATAADQKSVKTTGVHDASSGKDRCRHGCCHWYHGHCQRCCQTAKETPEATSGDEDTVTADRCRHGCCYWYHGHCQRCC, encoded by the exons ATGGCATCTTCAAAAAATTTGCTCTTTCTTATTGGTGTTCTCTTTGCACTTGTGCTCCTCATTTCCTCTGATGCAACAGCTGCAG ATCAGAAGAGCGTGAAAACCACTGGTGTCCACGATGCCAGTTCAGGCAAAGATCGTTGCAGACATGGTTGCTGCCACTGGTACCATGGACACTGCCAAAGATGCTGTCAAACTGCCAAGGAGACCCCTGAAGCCACATCTGGAGATGAGGATACCGTAACCGCAGATCGTTGCAGACATGGTTGCTGCTACTGGTACCATGGACATTGCCAAAGATGCTGTTAA